One stretch of Kogia breviceps isolate mKogBre1 chromosome 20, mKogBre1 haplotype 1, whole genome shotgun sequence DNA includes these proteins:
- the FBXO25 gene encoding F-box only protein 25 isoform X1 has protein sequence MFLMVLLHRHPCLGWKWTWGVGKPCTFGGFIRITFPRKRVTGCWWSAERWPWRAESVAFVKSAWLKRIDVCASFRILNSEDEEIFNNEEHEYASKKRKKDHFRNDKNTQCFYREKWIYVHKESTRERHGYCTLGEAFNRLDFFSAVQDARRFTYVARLLQLIAKSQLTSLSGVAQKNYFNVLDKIVQKVLDDHQNPRLIKDLLQDLSSTLCILIRGVGKSVLVGNINIWVCRLETILNWQQQLQNLQMTEVDSGLTLSDLPVHMLSNILYRLSDGWDIVTLGQVTPTLSALSEDRRLWKKLCQYHFGEKQFCRHLILSEKGHIEWKLMYFALQKHYPTKEQYGDTLHFCRHCSILFWKDCRLALLLEDSGHPCTATDPDSCFTPVSPQHFIDLFKF, from the exons ATGTTTTTGATGGTTCTTCTCcacaggcatccttgtcttggttGGAAATGGACGTGGGGTGTGGGGAAGCCATGCACCTTTGGTGGGTTTATCAGAATAACATTCCCGAGAAAGAGGGTGACGGGGTGCTGGTGGAGTGCTGAGCGGTGGCCGTGGAGGGCTGAGAGTGTCGCCTTCGTTAAGTCAGCATGGTTGAAACGTATAGATGTCTGTGCTTCCTTCCG TATCTTAAATAGTGAAGATGAAGAAATATTCAATAATGAAGAGCATGAATATGcatccaaaaaaaggaaaaaggaccaTTTTAGAAATGACAAAAATACTCAGT GTTTTTATCGTGAAAAATGGATCTATGTCCATAAAGAAAGCACAAGAGAA AGACACGGCTACTGCACTTTGGGAGAAGCTTTTAACCGCTTAGACTTCTTCAGTGCCGTCCAGGATGCCCGGAGGTTCACTTACGTGGCCAGA CTATTGCAGCTGATCGCAAAGTCCCAGCTGACCTCGCTGAGCGGTGTGGCCCAGAAGAACTACTTCAACGTTCTGGATAAAATCGTTCAAAAAG ttctcGATGACCACCAAAACCCTCGCCTAATCAAAGATCTTCTCCAAGACCTAAGCTCTACTCTTTGCATTCTCATTAGAGGAGTGGGGAAGTCCGTTCTGGTGGGAAATATCAACATTTGGGTTTGCCGGTTAGAAACTATTCTCAACTGGCAACAACAGCTACAGAATCTTCAGATGACTGAG GTGGACAGCGGCCTGACGCTCAGCGACCTTCCCGTGCACATGCTCAGCAACATCCTGTACAGGCTCTCGGATGGGTGGGACATCGTCACTCTGGGTCAGGTGACCCCGACGCTGTCCGCGCTTAGCGAGGACCGGCGGCTGTGGAAGAAGCTCTGCCAGTACCACTTTGGCGAGAAGCAG TTTTGTAGACACTTGATCCTTTCAGAAAAAGGTCATATCGAATGGAAGTTGATGTATTTTGCGCTTCAGAAACATTACCCCACTAAGGAACAGTATGGAGACACGCTGCACTTTTGTCGGCACTGCAGCATCCTCTTTTGGAAG
- the FBXO25 gene encoding F-box only protein 25 isoform X2 — protein sequence MFLMVLLHRHPCLGWKWTWGVGKPCTFGGFIRITFPRKRVTGCWWSAERWPWRAESVAFVKSAWLKRIDVCASFRILNSEDEEIFNNEEHEYASKKRKKDHFRNDKNTQCFYREKWIYVHKESTRERHGYCTLGEAFNRLDFFSAVQDARRFTYVARLLQLIAKSQLTSLSGVAQKNYFNVLDKIVQKVLDDHQNPRLIKDLLQDLSSTLCILIRGVGKSVLVGNINIWVCRLETILNWQQQLQNLQMTEQVDSGLTLSDLPVHMLSNILYRLSDGWDIVTLGQVTPTLSALSEDRRLWKKLCQYHFGEKQFCRHLILSEKGHIEWKLMYFALQKHYPTKEQYGDTLHFCRHCSILFWKDSGHPCTATDPDSCFTPVSPQHFIDLFKF from the exons ATGTTTTTGATGGTTCTTCTCcacaggcatccttgtcttggttGGAAATGGACGTGGGGTGTGGGGAAGCCATGCACCTTTGGTGGGTTTATCAGAATAACATTCCCGAGAAAGAGGGTGACGGGGTGCTGGTGGAGTGCTGAGCGGTGGCCGTGGAGGGCTGAGAGTGTCGCCTTCGTTAAGTCAGCATGGTTGAAACGTATAGATGTCTGTGCTTCCTTCCG TATCTTAAATAGTGAAGATGAAGAAATATTCAATAATGAAGAGCATGAATATGcatccaaaaaaaggaaaaaggaccaTTTTAGAAATGACAAAAATACTCAGT GTTTTTATCGTGAAAAATGGATCTATGTCCATAAAGAAAGCACAAGAGAA AGACACGGCTACTGCACTTTGGGAGAAGCTTTTAACCGCTTAGACTTCTTCAGTGCCGTCCAGGATGCCCGGAGGTTCACTTACGTGGCCAGA CTATTGCAGCTGATCGCAAAGTCCCAGCTGACCTCGCTGAGCGGTGTGGCCCAGAAGAACTACTTCAACGTTCTGGATAAAATCGTTCAAAAAG ttctcGATGACCACCAAAACCCTCGCCTAATCAAAGATCTTCTCCAAGACCTAAGCTCTACTCTTTGCATTCTCATTAGAGGAGTGGGGAAGTCCGTTCTGGTGGGAAATATCAACATTTGGGTTTGCCGGTTAGAAACTATTCTCAACTGGCAACAACAGCTACAGAATCTTCAGATGACTGAG CAGGTGGACAGCGGCCTGACGCTCAGCGACCTTCCCGTGCACATGCTCAGCAACATCCTGTACAGGCTCTCGGATGGGTGGGACATCGTCACTCTGGGTCAGGTGACCCCGACGCTGTCCGCGCTTAGCGAGGACCGGCGGCTGTGGAAGAAGCTCTGCCAGTACCACTTTGGCGAGAAGCAG TTTTGTAGACACTTGATCCTTTCAGAAAAAGGTCATATCGAATGGAAGTTGATGTATTTTGCGCTTCAGAAACATTACCCCACTAAGGAACAGTATGGAGACACGCTGCACTTTTGTCGGCACTGCAGCATCCTCTTTTGGAAG